In Zea mays cultivar B73 chromosome 7, Zm-B73-REFERENCE-NAM-5.0, whole genome shotgun sequence, the following proteins share a genomic window:
- the LOC103632698 gene encoding uncharacterized protein, giving the protein MADPTNTPSDGDPPQHRKTGVAAAAKNIAMPNVDDDDDFEPPKKKCNISMDAPNKTQLYYLDHLHHAAAPNNKNGTPRIKYFNKNIIRALSMADKRKPRQGGEPFGVCPFRSSSETCYVSKSPTTCQIEFPMRPETFDEDPNQHDRLPNIIIQLPLMQDLMANKIQMLHVHQRQKFQATLIDYDLEVGKIFASIKQCLNTIGTKQSNLAATFGELIDEVLRADESVTPNTTVVGGTVDNDSGPVFDKTPIGSVSAPGLFLSELECARALQAYLCSRFIELDRNIIDFGEHRTNCCDIQQSFADGACLDNVFMQCFIECVRDDWSKHIPPLNAHQLILDVNVGAILNFEEQEQHSKSPRPFDPSVLESYLLKTLPSFKQLDDYKSIMVPMLRSGHWTLYVVNLQIGRIHVLDSNPYGPEMGGTIWKNYHCIPMDLGDRKVSWARLMMSRLNLAIQNARPRSALPAFLKYPIELMNNCPTIKLGSNDCGFFVMRYMQNYDYMVGAMNAVIDPDNSEDIRSLVLHYLIFHRLNRNSSVVSHLDRFKFSQ; this is encoded by the exons ATGGCAGACCCTACAAATACGCCGTCTGATGGTGATCCTCCGCAGCATAGAAAGACGGGTGTTGCAGCTGCTGCTAAAAACATTGCTATGCCTAAtgtggatgatgatgatgactttgAGCCACccaaaaagaagtgcaatatctcAATGGATGCCCCAAATAAGACGCAG TtgtattatttggatcatttGCATCATGCTGCTGCTCCAAACAACAAAAATGGCACTCCACGCATAAAGTATTTTAATAAGAATATTATAAGGGCGTTGTCAATGGCCGATAAGCGGAAGCCTCGCCAGGGTGGTGAACCATTTGGTGTTTGCCCT TTTCGTAGCAGCAGTGAGACATGTTACGTCTCAAAATCGCCAACTACTTGCCAGATTGAG TTTCCTATGAGGCCAGAAACTTTTGATGAAGACCCAAATCAACATGATCGACTTCCCAATATAATCATCCAACTCCCTCTTATGCAAGACTTGATGGCAAATAAGATTCAGATGCTTCATGTACATCAACGCCAGAAGTTCCAAGCTACGTTGATTGATTATGACTTAGAGGTTGGCAAAATATTTGCCTCTATCAAGCAATGTTTGAATACTATTGGTACAAAGCAGTCGAATCTAGCTGCTACATTTGGAGAATTGATTGATGAGGTTCTTCGGGCCGATGAATCTGTTACACCAAATACT ACAGTGGTAGGTGGCACAGTTGACAATGATTCTGGACCAGTATTTGACAAGACTCCTATTGGGAGTGTTTCTGCACCAGGTCTCTTCTTATCTGAATTAGAATGTGCTCGCGCTCTTCAGGCATACTTGTGTTCTAGGTTCATTGAATTGGACAG AAATATAATTGACTTTGGTGAACATCGCACCAATTGTTGTGACATACAACAATCTTTTGCTGATGGCGCATGTCTCGACAacgtgtttatgcaatgtttcattGAGTGTGTCCGCGATGACTGGTCTAAACATATTCCTCCACTCAATGCTCACCAGCTCATTCTAGATGTTAATGTTGGG GCTATATTGAACTTTGAGGAGCAAGAGCAACATAGTAAGTCTCCTCGTCCATTTGACCCTTCAGTTTTGGAGAGTTACCTATTGAAGACACTGCCTTCTTTCAAGCAGCTGGATGACTACAAATCA ATAATGGTACCCATGCTACGATCTGGACATTGGACATTGTATGTTGTTAATCTTCAGATTGGACGCATACATGTGTTAGATTCCAACCCTTATGGACCAGAGATGGGTGGGACTATCTGGAAAAATTACCATTGTATACCTATGGATTTGGGTGATAGGAAGGTTTCATGGGCCAGGTTAATGATGAGTAGGCTCAATCTAGCTATTCAAAATGCTCGACCAAGATCAGCTCTCCCTGCTTTTTTGAAGTACCCTATTGAACTCATGAATAACTGCCCAACAATCAAATTGGGGTCTAATGATTGTGGATTCTTTGTCATGAGATATATGCAGAACTACGACTACATGGTTGGAGCTATGAATGCAGTCATTGATCCG GATAATTCAGAGGACATTCGCTCTCTTGTACTGCATTACCTAATATTCCATCGACTAAATAGAAACAGCTCCGTGGTTTCCCATCTGGATAGATTCAAGTTCTCTCAGTAG